TTTGAAATTTTGCCGTATGTAGatatttgtgtgtttctttttatATGTGCGTCTTTGTTTCAGATTTTTCTTAAGaagtattcaatttttttacttggataaatatatattagccagttaatttgttttttaatggactgtgatcttttttttttaacgaatgGACTGTGATCTATGAACAATATTTTGAACACATATACGTTAGACGAAGACATTGATTAACCCGGAGTTCTAACAGTGGAGTTTTTACCggaacttttaactaaaaaaactaagaagtagttcttaaagtttttatttaagaaccggttcttagtttttttagttaaaagttgaGAAACAGTTTTTTAACTTCCGGTAAGAATTTCATCCTAAAAACTCCGGGTTAATCGTGCATAATTGCTTCCACTATAAAATTTGTTAGACACGTCATATATAATTGAGTGATTTTGAGAGTTGCGGCATATGAGTCTAATCCTCGATTGCCACTAATTCCGTAAGTAATTATGAGTTGGAGAAAAAGCAAAAGAGGTAATTATGTCAATTATCATCTTTACTAATACTACGccgacaaaaagaaaaaaccttTAGTGGGACACAGCAGTAGTCGTCTACGGTAAGACGTATGAATAAGCTACACTCCAGCCAATAATATTACGCCACCTCATCAATAGCCTAATAATTTTAACAGCAGTCAGCAACGGTTTAGTTCAGCGCGTAGGAGAGAACACCACTCACTTCACACGCCTCAATCATTCTGTTTTATCGACACACAACACAAGTGCCCACTTCGCCATTCACACCTCAGCCAAATCTCAGATCTTCCCACAGAAAAAAGCTCATCCTTGTGAAAGTTTTCAAGATACTGCGATGTCGAAAGCAATTCTTCTGGTTGCTCTCTGCTTTTTACCGGCTCTAGCCATGTCGGCTCGTCCGAACAAGAACCCTTTCGTCGTCAGAGGCCGTGTCTATTGCGATACTTGCCTCGCTGGTTTCGAAACTTCTGCCTCTACTTTCATCCCTGGTACGTACGAACAAAATCATCCGAGATCCATTTTTCATCATTCTCTGGTTTGATCCGTTAGGTATCGATTCTGATCTGAACCTTCGATCTATTGATCCTTAGGTGCGGTGGTTAGATTGGAGTGCAAAGACAGGAGAACAATGGAGTTAACCTACAGGCACGAGGCGAGAACCGACTCAACAGGATCGTACAAGATCTTGGTTAGCGAAGACCATGAGGATCAGTTCTGTGATACAATGTTGGTTAGTAGCTCTCAGTTACGCTGCTCCAACGTCTCACCTGGTCATAACCGTGCCCGTGTGACCCTCACTCGTTTCAACGGCATTGCTTCAGACGAACGTTTCGCTAACAACTTGGGCTTCCTAAGGGATGCAGCATCACCAGGCTGTGCTGAGATCATGAAGCAATATCAAGAAATTGAAGACTAAAATGCTCAATCAGTATGTTTTATCAGTGTTCCCGCGACATGTGggattaaaattataattgcaGCTTGTGTTTCGTGCATTGTATGGTTTTATTACTtccgaaaaaaaattaaaatatatataatgaatcTCATTGCGGAGGAGAACAAGATGAAAAAACATACAATGTCTCAGAAGAAAGTCTCATTAGATAAATTCATGTGACGTTACAATCACTGCATACCATCATGGGATAGATTCTTTCTTCTCACTCATACCGTGAGGCTGATGCTCGTCCTCGGACACATCTTCAGAACCAAGATGAGCACTGTCAGAGGTGGCACCATCAGAGACCGATAAGAAGCTGAGTGAGTCGAGAGAAGGGGAGGCAATATCCTTCAGCGCAGCCAATCTTTTCTTGTCGTCTTCTTTCATCCTCTCAGAGTGCTTTTCTATGTTGAAACCCGAGTCATCGTTTCCACCAAACGCTGACTCCAGTTTGTCCATGTCGAAGTTCTCCTCCATGATTTGCTTGGTGTTTGGGTCGTCCGAGTAAACAAACTTGACTTTGTTCCGTGTCTTCGGTTCTAAGAAAGGTCTTGCCACCTATAACCATTACATATTAGACCAACCTAACTTTAGTTTAAGTCAGTGTTTTGAAAATCGGACTGGAACGGCCGGTCGAACCAGTCCGAAGCCAAGTCCAATTCGGTTTAAAATCCCAATTTCAGAAAAACCGGTAAAACCGGCTAAAAACTGGTGATCCGGGTCAACTTCAGAACCCTGTTCTAAAAAAACAACATATAACTTTTTAAGTAATCATGTAGGTTATAGGTTTTACCTTCCAGAAGGGTTCAAAGAACTTGGGAGGATTATAAAGAATGGCCAAAGATAATCTCTCAGGGTAGTGTTCTTGTAATACATGAGCGGTTTCTCTGGTAGTTCTTAAGGATACATTCGCCAAGCTATAGCCGTTGAAATCTATCATCCACACCATTTGTTCCTCCCCTGGTGGCAAATTCTGGATTGCGTTCTCCATACAGTACACAAGGTATCTAATCTGGCCTTTCACCGACTTCGAATTCTGAACAACTCAAGATAATGAGAACCAACTTAGACCAAGCACAAACTTTGCATTAACAAACCTCAACACTCGGTCTCATGATAAGAACAGGTCGTCCGTGTTTGTCCACACAACTAGATCTATATATCTTCCCTGTCTCTGCTTCATCAGCTATCTCCTCCTATAGAGGATATATAGCCCATTAGTCATATGTATCCAGTAGAATGTTTtagtaataatttaaaatatgtaccCAACAGATTTCCTCAGGTTTGTATTGAACTCTCCATTTCAAGGTTTCTTTAAGCATCTTGGCAGCTTTCTTGACATGCCAATTGCGAGCTCTTAGATACCTCAAAACTGCATCATCCGAACAAAAACTCGAGAGTTTCTCCGGCAATGGACCTAACAGTTTTCTCAGTTCCTCAATctgaaatcaaattataacaaaagaagaaagactcGCAGATCTGATTTGTAAGATTTCTCTAAATTAGCTAAAAACAACGACCAAGTTATAATAAGGTTTACCTTTCCCTTCTCTTCTTCTGTAGGAACAGGTTTCACAAACCCATTAGAGACTTGATTAGGGTTCATAACTTCTGATATTTACTTCTTAATTTCCCtacaaaaatgttttaaaaaatttcattaattcCAAACGTTTAGACGATTACCATAAACATCAATAATTACGAATCTAAAACCTAAGTGGGTGAGCTAAGTACAACTTAGCCGTCAGGAATCCAAAATGTTCATATTAATCTTACCGACCACAATCGTAAATGTCGGGTCGGTAAGATCTTTGTCTACACGAACTTAGAACATTGAAGAAAGAattaatatctgaaatagtAATGAAGCTGATGAAACTACGAATCTAAAACCTAACTAAGAACCCCAAGTTGAGCTAAGATAAATTAGcggtctgaaaaaaaaacaaatgtagaTCTTAATCTGACCTACCAGGATCGTAAATGTCTGGTCAATAAGATCTTTGTCTACACCGAAAGTACAGAATTCAATTCCGAAGGAAAATAACCATTAAATCACAAAACTGGAGCATGGAAGAAAAAAATCGAAGTTTAAGAACTAACCTCTGAAACAGTACTAGGAATCGAAGCAGAGGGAAAGGCTCAAACGATCGTCTAAGTTCAAagtcaaacaaacaaaaagaatggTGCCTATGTGAAGAAAACAACGAAATGGATATTcgactattttataaataaaatcatataaaagttAGGGAGATGTAATAACACGTTACCGATTATAGAAGAACAATACTTGGGGTCATGTGAATGGTTgaaagttaaaagttaaaatataacAGTTATAGAATACTCTGCTATTATATCTTGTTccttttttaccaatatttctTTCAAGTTAAAAGTTAGCTgcaatattatgttttttttacgaACCCTATCGGGTGATCCGGTCGGTCTCGGGAGGAACGCACTTAGTGTTATAAAATGGAATGACTACCACACTGTCTGATCCGAGTTTGCAATACCTTCCGACTAATGCTATGGGGTGAACCGATCATCTGTTACGATCCACCTTGTAAACCACATGGACCGAAACTCAATAGCTTATAAAATAGCTTATTGTATGATTGAATAAATTTTGTTGGCTAGTAAtattattatctaaaataagtttttattatattttatatattgtctCATTTAtcataaaaacattaataattaacataattatataaaaagttttttgacaattttttttaatttttattgaaattatttaatcattttcatatatttataataccGCTGAAAATAAATCATAGAGTTATTTTTTCTATTACATAATTATTTGTAGTTAAAAAGTATATTAGACGAGGATGGATGACCGAAACGATAATTGCATTTAGATGacatatgtatcaaaatcaattctcttaagatTTCAACCATATAGTAAAAATCAGGATGTTACAATTTACTTCTGAGAGACGCAACATCCACGTTGTGCCCTAAGATCATAACTCAAGTTAGTGTGAGCTACATTTGTATGAGCTCGgttctgataccacttgtaacgtCTTGACTGTCCATGGCTAATGGATCTCTCACATCCATTTACTCGTCACGTGGATCCATTCTGTGCGACAAACAGTGCATCAATATTTCGGTGGATGGAAAGATTAGTTTAGTGACCCTACaattatcaaataatcttttctGTATTTTGGTCTCACTATCACGATATAGTTAATCACTTTCTGATATGTCAAATATCCTTCCACTATTCTAGCTCAATCACGTTTAAATCTATAGTTCTTTCTAGATGTATAACCAAAATGGTAAGTGCATTTTGATAACATATATATTGAAATCAATTatattaagcatttaaccaCATACCACAAATCgaaatgtttcaaaataagcGTAAATAATACTTAGgtattaaaaattttgattgtAAATACTTGAGAATTAAAAACCCATCTTTTCGTTATGTTCCATATAATATTTAAAGTCAGGAACACCAGTCCttgttcttttaaaaaaatcataattaaaaagATTTCCAAATTGAAAAGAACCAATATACGAGATATTTATATTCATAAGAagttttttgagtttttacaatgatatataaattaataaaaaataattacagTTGCATCATTGCTGACGTACTTTATGCTTATAAATCACCTATAGATGATTTTGTATTGTTTAGACAATCATATATTGTACATTGCATCTGTAATCTAGACGGACTGCAAAGAGCTGATAGCAATGATAAATGAATTTCATGTCTGGCCTAGCTTTGCGACGgaattgaaaaagatagagacgCTGATGATTTGCTTTCCGGATTTCAACATCATTCATGTTCCACGAGCGCGCAACcagttttcagattttttagctaagactgctagatccttccataggaagttacattttattggttgttctattccggtctggttacccagtccacctcaagcttgagaaaTAGAATGACCGtttgacataaaaaaaaaaagataattgtgTGTAATTTTTCTACTCCAGACAATTATATGTTGTACATCAACAATACAATGACAATATAactatcttatattattataccttataaaaactcaaaattagtTTTTTCAAGATTAAATATCTCGTATATGGTTCTATCTAAgttgaggatttttttttaattaggatTTACTTTAAAGATCATTTTAAGGTGATATTATAAACATGAAGTACATAAGCAATACGATGCAACTTTAAATATCTCGTATATTGGTTTTATCTAACTTGACAAActttttaattatgattttttttaaaaggattgGCATTCCTCACTTTAAATCTCCTATAGAACATAACGAAAACAAAGAATTTTTAATACTTCAAATATTCGAAATCAACATATTTGATACTCAAGTATTATGTGTGGATATAACTGTTATTTTAACTCTAAAAATAACTATTCTGTGTGGATATTTATTTCTTAAGTAACTATTGATTGTACAAAAAGGATTAAACTAGTCAATGGTTAAAATTTGACGGAAACTGTTAATTTTCTGTTCGTCGGTTAACGGTCgactattttattttcaaattttcttaattCGTCTGTTATTAGTTAAAGAATAATTATGTACAAAACAAGAATTGAAGGTGCCGCTTACAAATACTTGAGGCATAAAATTCTTATTTCCCGTTTTGAATAGTAAATTTTTTGGCAATTATCCACATGCAAATTATGCAAGAGCACTGTTTTTCAATTGTATATTATTTAAGGTATTAAATCTATAGAATGAAATAATCATACTATTACTTTATTAAGTATTTCTGCTTTATAAATATCAGAAAATTGACTTTTCTGATAATAgataatgaaaacaattttggtATTGTTGTGAACGAAAAGGACaacttgtgtgtattattaggtcgaccaactggtctttatatacatatggtaatgacggtctaagtactggatcgacatgagatcgtacttatccttaactagataatgactagcaatacgtaagataaacaccaactataatgtagataaacacaagagtagataggcgccagtatgatcctgcggatgggcttggcccgtcttgctacacgggctgataaatgggtcgatcactaaatggtttataacactcccccttgatcgacacatccggtcaAGGTTCATTCATGCTTTGGatgttgtctcattaaaacctctcttaacaaacccaaaacccaatgtggtaaaagggaaaacaagataggaaaaaaagtacaacacatgaactccccctgatgaatgcATCACCGAAGATCCTTCAGTCGACGCATGCCTATCTTCCATAtgagcttcttgaacgttgaggttggtagtgacttggtgaagaggtcggctgaattCTCACTCGAACGGACTTGCAATACTTGGACCTCTCATGCCTTCTGAAGCTCGTgtgtaaagaagaacttaggaaGAATATGTTTCATCCTATCTCCTTTAATGTATCCATCCTTAAGCTGTGCGATGCATGCTGTGTTATCCTCGTATAGGATGGTCGGTGGATCCTTTCCTTTGATCATACCACAAGTGGTACGAATATGCTGTGTCATGGATCTCATCCATACACTCTCACGGCTGGCTTCATGCATGGCTAATATTTCTGCGTGGTTAGAGGATGTGGCTGCCATGGTCTGCTTCATGGACCGCCAGGATATAGCTGTCCCACCGTGTGTAAAAACATAACCAGTCTGAGATCTAGCATAATGTGGATCAGagagataacctgcatcagcaaaaccaACTAAATCTTCCTTAGATTTGTCAGTAAACAtaagacccaagtctttcgttccttgtaggtagcgaagtatatgtttaatcatgttccagtgcctttgggtcggacaggaGCTGAACCTAGAAAGTAAGTTCACAGCAAAGCTgatgtctggtcgtgtgtgGCCAGCTAAATACATcagagctcctatggcactgagataaggcacttcgggaccaaggacttcctcatttttcttcttcggaccaaATGGGTCAGTGTCCGGACCAAGActtctcacgaccatggggctagtcaatgggtgagactggtccatattaaatcttttgagtactttttctgtatatgccttttgatgcacaagaattccatctttcatatactcaagttgcaatccaaaaaaaactttgtttttccaagatctttcatctcgaattctttcatGAGATATTCAACAGTTTGAGAaatttctccagaggttcctaggatatttaaatcatctacatatactgcaatgattacaaaacccttattgaacttctttatgaatatgCATGGGCAGATCTGGTCGTTTTTGTATCCTTCTTTCAGGAGATATTCGGacagtctattgtaccacattcgacctgattgctttaatccataaagaGACTTCTTCAATCTgatacaatgttgttctcgagaactctctttgtttttcaattcaataccatctggaattttcatgtatatctcattatccagtggaccatataagtaggcagttacaacatccattaaccgcatatcaAGACCTTCTCTTACAGCCAGACTTATTAGAAATCTTAAGgtcgtagcatccaccacaggggaataagtttcctcataatctattcttggtctttgtgagaatccttgtgcaacaagtcgtgctttatatctcacaacttctcctttctcatttctttttctcacaaaaacccatttgtatcccactggttttatGTTGTGAGGTGTCCGGATGATCTGTCCAAACACTCCTCTCTTTTTcagtgattctaactccacattaatggcttctttccatttcaaCCAATCTGGTCGTTGCATACATTCTAGTATAgatgtgggttctagatccttatTATCCATCAATTCGACTGCTACATTATAAGCAAATATATCATTCATGTCGACatgttttctgttccatttcctTTCAGACATGACataatttattgagatctcattattgtcAGGAACTTCATTACCTTGATTCTTAGCGTCCCAAGTATCTTTTGGTGGTACATGAGTTTCCTTTTCCATGTCTAGAGTTTCCACTTTGTCGGATTTCTTTGCACTCTTTCTTTTCCGAACTTCTTTGTCTTTGGAACCtactggtctaccacgtttcaattGTGGTTTAGACGTAGTAGCAGCCTGATTATGTCCATCACGGACATCAAGtcttattggtgcatttgcagctggtatgtatgacttggttactctatttgggtcagcaaaggaatctggcaatctgttagctagctcttgaagatgtataatcttccggacttctagatcacaatctctagtccgaggatcctGCCAtgttaaggatgtttgattccattttATATCCTGTACCAGCTTACCATAATCTCCCCCTAATGCTGGATACTgggattcatcaaaatgacaatccgcgaacctggccttaaacaaatcacctgtTGTTGGCTCTAGGTACTTAATAATAGAAGGGGAATCGTATCCAACATATACTCCCATCCTCctctgaggtcccatctttgttctctgtggtggtgctaTAGGCACTTGGACGACACATCCAAAAACTCTTAGATGGGATATATCTGGCTCATGACCTGCTAGTAGTTGGGATGGCGAGTATTtgtgctcactagatggcctgatgtgAATTAGCTCAGCTGCATGTAGTACtgcatgtccccaagctgatactgggAGTTTGGTATTCATTAAGAGTGGTCGGGCAATCAGCTGGATCCGTTTTATAAAGGATTCAGCCAGGCCATTCTGAGTATGGACATGTGCTACAGAAtgctccacacttacccccatggacatacaatagtcattaaaagcttgggaagtgaattcacttgcattgtctagacgtatagtctttaatggaaaatctggaaaatgtgctctcagtcttattatctgagcCAGCAATCTTGCAAGTGCTAGATTACGAGTTGATAGgagacaaacatgtgaccatcttgtGGATGCGTCAATcaggaccataaaatatctaaatgtcccacagggtgggtgtattggtccacaaatatcaacTTGTATTCTTTCTAGGAAATTTGTCACTTCCTTATTCACTTTGGTACGTGATGGCTTAGTAATTAGTTTCCCTTGTGAGCATGCTTCACATGTGATATTCTTAGGgataactctttttgttttcaaactgtgaccatttgaatttgatatgagttttcgcatcatgttcgaACCGGGGTGTCCCAGCCGATTGTGCCAAAGAGTGAACTCTTCTTTGAATTCTTTATTCAAGACGGCATTAGCCTCAACAAGACTGGTCTGGGCATAATAAAGACCAGTCCCACACGCAGGTATAGTCTCAAAGACTTTCTTATTGCCTTGGGtgattttataaatctgtaGGAATTCTTTACTTCCTTCACCCATTGTTTCGATGTGGAAACCATTCAGTCttatgtctttaaagctcaatagaCTTCTGTTTGAGCTAGGTGAGTACAAAGCATCTTCAATCTCAAGATGTGTACCTTTTGGCAATAAGATATTGGCGTGGCCATAGCCTTCAATTAAGCTAGCCGTGCCAGCTATAGTGGTGATGTTTGCTACCTTATGTGTGAGATGTATGAAAAATTGTTTGTCTctcaaaatggtgtggctggtGCCACTGTCCACCACGATTGTATCCATTCCACTTTTCATTCTTCAAAAACAATAATCATAAAGTTaatgaacaataataaaattttcagagaTGGTATCTTTAATGATCTAATTCTTAGGCAtatgagaaatgaaaaaaaaaatttattcattcATAAGGATAAAGTTAAATTCAAAGCCAAACACTGATAAACAATCTTAAAGAACACCAAATCCAGGGGAAGACAATAAAAAAAAcgatatgaaattttaattccTTATTTCAGTATGTCTGAAGTTTCAAACTCCATGTGATCAACTTTGTCTGACTCGTGCTGGTGATCCTGGACGTCTTccaagtcatcatcatcatcatcatcatatccCGGGTCTCGAACCATGTTAGCTTCCGGGTTTCTTTTTAAGCTCTCCATGTAAAGCTCACACAAATGCTTAGGAGTTCGGCAATTCTTTGCCCAATGATTACCCATACCACATCTGTGGCATCGATCAGCTTTGATCTGTCGTTTAAAAGACACACTACGGCCTCGGCCACGACCACGGCTAAAGTCGGGTGTGGTACCGCGACCACGTCCTCGCCCGTGTGCTTTAAAAGAACCACGACCTCGTCCTTGACTTCTTCCACGGTTTGGACCGGGATGGTCATTGTGTTGGACAAGGTTACTCTCTTTCTTTGGCTCTATAGCCAGCTTAGAGATGTCGGGTAATGGAGCTGTACCaggaggtctcatctcactgtttttcAATAACAGTTCGTTGTTAGCTTCAGCCAACAAGAGACATTCTATCAACTCAGTATATGTGGCGAAATTCCTCTCTCTGTACTGCTGTTGCAATACCATGTTGGTTTGAGGAAACGTGGAGAGAGTTTTATTAAGCATCTCTTCCTCGGTTACTTTTTCACCACATAACCTTAACAAGGACACAATTCTGAACAGGACTGAGTTGTACTCGTCTACTGATTTGTAGTCCAAGAACCTTATGTGTTTCCAATCATATtgagcctttggaagcaacaccgttttctggtggtcATATCTTCGCTGTAAAGCGATCCAAAGGTCATATGGATTTTCCATGGTCATGTACTGAGTTTTCAAGTTCTCTTGGAGATGGTGGCGTATCATGTAGATAGCTCTATACTTGTCTTTGTCACTGGAATTGTTGTCTTCAGTGATTGTGTCACCAAGATCTTTTGATCGCAGCATGATCTTTGCATCAAGCTCCCATTCCAGGTAGTTGTCACCATTGCTTTTCAAAGCACTGAAATCAAGATTCGCAATCTTTGACatctgaaaaatatttgtagtttatccccattagtaagaaaataatcgGATCATTCACATACTCTTTCAGTCGGGTACAAGCAATgcaaataaataacaatatttttttttcaatgatcCAAACGATTTCATGTATATGCAGGAAGttaaagttaaacctatacatCTAGGATAAAGTTAAATCCATTGCATGAAATCTGAtcagttttataaattttcgaCGTGAAAGTAAACTAATCAGTGTGAATGATCTATCCTAATCAGATGATTTCATGTGAtatgcaggaaggtaaagttaaacctatacaaaatcgagataaagttaaatccatgcatgaaatcagattagtatacattttcaaaaaaaaaaaatgcaatcatttcttacttttatttgttttcgatatttatcagattaaatataatgatttgataatgCTAGTATATCAGTAATAATccgaaatttatttattttcagataaatacTAGCAATTCCTAATCCTAGtaggattagaaaaaaaaataaatcgatATTTTTCTGGTAAATGCagaaaatcctttttttttaagataaagatataaggtttttttaaaaaaaggaaaatcgaattaaaatatataatatattgttttcagtcggatttataaaaaaaatcggatttatctttaaaaatttcagatttatctataagaaaaatcggatttatcttaaaaatatttaaaaaaaaaattctttcaaatttgaGACAGGTTCTAGTCGATTTCAACATATCAGAGAAAGACTTTAAACATTCAAGAACAAGTTTCTAATGCAAGCAAACAATCAGATTAAATTGATGCAGCAGTcggatatgtaaaaaaaattggtgtaaTTGTCAACCTAAAAGGTTCTAGCAATTAACTCACATcaggaagattaaaaaaaatcaaacaagcttaAACAGGGTGAAACAAGACGAGATTTAAGCTTTGAaaatagattagggttttatattttactctGCAAAGACATACGGCTAGATGTAGCTGTATGTATGCTGCTGAGGGTTTAAAtcctttttggttttgttttgagttttctgaAGATAGCTGAACCTTTTGTGATGAGTTGAACGGTCTGTGAGGAGAGAGAGCTGCTGCTGGTTGCTGACAGAGAGAAAATGAGGCGACTGGAAGAGCTTTAGGAGTCACAGGAAAATAGCAAGAGATCGTTTGGTTTCTGATTTATGGGTGGTGGATTTTTGGAAGGGTTTAGAGACAaggtcgtgctgataacgtgttgtgaatgaagaggggaacttgtgtgtattattaggtcgaccaactggtctttatatacatatggtaatgacggtctaagtactggatcgacatgagatcgtacttatccttaactagataatgactagcaatacgtaagataaacaccaactataatgtagataaacacaagagtagataggcgccagtatgatcctgcggatgggcttggcccgtcttgctacacgggctgataaatgggtcgatcactaaatggtttataacagGTATCAATTAAAATTCTCCAAACAGTTTTCTAATGCAAAATGTAAGTTTCTCTTTTCTATGTTTCACAAAAAAAGAATACTGAATAAAACTATTGTCATGTATGATTAGGCCTGAGAATTTTAACCTggacccgaaaaccc
The window above is part of the Brassica napus cultivar Da-Ae chromosome C3, Da-Ae, whole genome shotgun sequence genome. Proteins encoded here:
- the LOC106388527 gene encoding pollen-specific protein C13; this translates as MSKAILLVALCFLPALAMSARPNKNPFVVRGRVYCDTCLAGFETSASTFIPGAVVRLECKDRRTMELTYRHEARTDSTGSYKILVSEDHEDQFCDTMLVSSSQLRCSNVSPGHNRARVTLTRFNGIASDERFANNLGFLRDAASPGCAEIMKQYQEIED
- the LOC106388526 gene encoding phosphatidylinositol transfer protein 3 produces the protein MNPNQVSNGFVKPVPTEEEKGKIEELRKLLGPLPEKLSSFCSDDAVLRYLRARNWHVKKAAKMLKETLKWRVQYKPEEICWEEIADEAETGKIYRSSCVDKHGRPVLIMRPSVENSKSVKGQIRYLVYCMENAIQNLPPGEEQMVWMIDFNGYSLANVSLRTTRETAHVLQEHYPERLSLAILYNPPKFFEPFWKVARPFLEPKTRNKVKFVYSDDPNTKQIMEENFDMDKLESAFGGNDDSGFNIEKHSERMKEDDKKRLAALKDIASPSLDSLSFLSVSDGATSDSAHLGSEDVSEDEHQPHGMSEKKESIP
- the LOC106384811 gene encoding uncharacterized protein LOC106384811 produces the protein MSKIANLDFSALKSNGDNYLEWELDAKIMLRSKDLGDTITEDNNSSDKDKYRAIYMIRHHLQENLKTQYMTMENPYDLWIALQRRYDHQKTVLLPKAQYDWKHIRFLDYKSVDEYNSVLFRIVSLLRLCGEKVTEEEMLNKTLSTFPQTNMVLQQQYRERNFATYTELIECLLLAEANNELLLKNSEMRPPGTAPLPDISKLAIEPKKESNLVQHNDHPGPNRGRSQGRGRGSFKAHGRGRGRGTTPDFSRGRGRGRSVSFKRQIKADRCHRCGMGNHWAKNCRTPKHLCELYMESLKRNPEANMVRDPGYDDDDDDDLEDVQDHQHESDKVDHMEFETSDILK